Proteins encoded in a region of the Longimicrobium sp. genome:
- a CDS encoding helix-turn-helix domain-containing protein, with amino-acid sequence MTIHAPRQARSAASLDRLLAAAEEVLRERSFDEAGLAEIARRAGATVGAFYARFPGKEALLRHLEERLYAGVDALVAAKAGALAAAARPLPALVRELLLATIAFYREHRGTLRALTLRSRSDAELRARMDETNRRNLAALAPAFAPHAARIRHPDPVEAVPFAVLMAAHTLREAVLFGEPWLERAGWADEKLADELTRAVLAYLGVSADADEVPAG; translated from the coding sequence ATGACGATCCACGCACCCCGGCAGGCCCGCAGCGCCGCCTCGCTCGACCGGCTGCTGGCGGCGGCGGAGGAAGTGCTCCGCGAGCGCAGCTTCGACGAGGCGGGGCTGGCCGAGATCGCCCGCCGCGCCGGTGCCACGGTGGGCGCGTTCTACGCCCGCTTCCCCGGCAAGGAGGCGCTGCTGCGGCACCTGGAAGAGCGGCTGTACGCCGGCGTCGACGCGCTGGTCGCCGCGAAGGCGGGCGCGCTCGCCGCGGCGGCGCGCCCGCTCCCGGCGCTCGTGCGCGAGCTGCTGCTGGCCACCATCGCGTTCTACCGCGAGCACCGCGGCACCCTGCGGGCGCTCACCCTGCGCTCGCGCTCGGACGCGGAGCTGCGCGCGCGGATGGACGAGACCAACCGCCGGAATCTGGCGGCGCTCGCCCCCGCGTTCGCTCCCCACGCCGCCCGCATCCGCCACCCCGATCCCGTCGAGGCCGTCCCCTTCGCCGTGCTGATGGCCGCCCACACCCTGCGCGAGGCGGTCCTCTTCGGCGAGCCGTGGCTGGAGCGCGCCGGGTGGGCGGACGAGAAGCTGGCGGACGAGCTCACCCGCGCCGTCCTCGCCTACCTGGGCGTGAGCGCGGACGCGGACGAGGTCCCGGCCGGCTGA
- a CDS encoding class I SAM-dependent methyltransferase, translated as MAEALYDKIGVGYSAYRRPDPRIEARIDAALGSARTVINVGAGSGSYEPADRAVVAVEPSAEMVRQRPRGSAPAVRTTAERLPFRDASFDASLAVLTIHHWRDWRAGLTELRRVARERVVILTWDPDGARFWLMDEYFPEIMEADRLIFPSIEEMAAVLGPVDVRPVPVPADCTDGFLGAYWRRPAAYLDAGVRGAMSGFAKLRNPGPQLARLAADLADGTWASRHHALLSATELDLGYRLVIAPARSGSGAA; from the coding sequence ATGGCCGAAGCTCTGTACGATAAGATCGGGGTCGGCTACTCCGCGTACCGCCGCCCCGACCCGCGCATCGAGGCACGCATCGATGCCGCGCTTGGGTCTGCGCGCACGGTCATCAACGTGGGGGCCGGGTCCGGGTCGTACGAGCCGGCGGACCGCGCCGTCGTGGCGGTGGAGCCCTCGGCCGAGATGGTGCGGCAGCGGCCCCGCGGCAGCGCTCCGGCCGTGCGCACCACCGCCGAGCGCCTCCCGTTCCGGGATGCGTCGTTCGACGCCTCCCTGGCGGTGCTGACCATCCATCACTGGCGGGACTGGCGGGCGGGGCTGACGGAACTGCGGCGCGTCGCCCGGGAGCGGGTGGTGATCCTCACCTGGGACCCGGACGGCGCGCGGTTCTGGTTGATGGACGAGTACTTCCCGGAGATCATGGAGGCCGACCGGCTCATCTTCCCCTCGATCGAGGAGATGGCGGCCGTGCTCGGCCCCGTGGACGTGCGGCCGGTGCCGGTCCCGGCGGACTGCACCGACGGGTTCCTCGGCGCGTACTGGCGCCGCCCCGCGGCGTACCTGGACGCGGGCGTCCGCGGTGCGATGTCAGGCTTCGCAAAGCTCCGGAACCCCGGCCCCCAGCTCGCCCGCCTCGCCGCCGACCTCGCGGACGGCACCTGGGCGAGCCGGCACCACGCCCTGCTCTCGGCCACGGAGCTCGACCTGGGCTACCGGCTCGTCATCGCCCCGGCCCGGTCCGGCTCCGGCGCTGCGTGA
- a CDS encoding histidine phosphatase family protein, with amino-acid sequence MISRIRLPLLLLALLSWASTVAAQQQPTVVILVRHAEKVAPNPPDGDPELTEAGRVRARALADALADAGVDAVITSQFKRTRFTAAPLAEKLGLTPEIVSTSGAQAQPEAVAQSIRANHAGQTVLVVGHSNTIPAVIAALGGPRLEEICDSQYADFFVLVLGAGDRPSLIRSTYGAPSPAPGPECQRAMRQ; translated from the coding sequence ATGATCTCCCGCATCCGTCTTCCGCTCCTCCTGCTGGCGCTGCTGTCGTGGGCGAGCACGGTCGCCGCGCAGCAGCAGCCCACCGTGGTGATCCTGGTGCGCCACGCCGAGAAGGTGGCGCCCAACCCGCCCGACGGCGACCCCGAGCTCACCGAGGCGGGCCGGGTGCGCGCCCGGGCGCTGGCCGACGCGCTCGCCGACGCGGGGGTGGACGCCGTCATCACCAGTCAGTTCAAGCGCACCCGGTTCACGGCGGCGCCGCTCGCGGAGAAGCTGGGCCTCACGCCCGAGATCGTCTCCACCAGCGGCGCCCAGGCGCAGCCCGAGGCCGTGGCGCAGTCGATCCGCGCGAACCACGCCGGGCAGACGGTGCTCGTCGTCGGCCACAGCAACACGATCCCAGCGGTGATCGCCGCGCTTGGGGGCCCCAGGCTGGAGGAGATCTGCGACTCGCAGTACGCCGACTTCTTCGTGCTGGTGCTGGGCGCGGGCGACCGGCCGTCGCTGATCCGCTCGACCTACGGCGCGCCCTCCCCCGCCCCGGGCCCGGAGTGCCAGCGCGCCATGCGGCAGTAG
- a CDS encoding M48 family metallopeptidase → MFVAVLLAAGACAGSIGVEEEERLGDEYAAAIAQEIPLIQDPGALAALNRFGAALVQHADSSAREYRFHLVDSPDVNAFAIPGGHVFVNRGLVEQADELAEFAGVLAHEIAHVTERHGLEQVEKRQRAGLLVRLVYLVLDREPGLAEQIAIQGGGAAVFARYGRDAEREADQRAVGILRAAGYDPEGMATFFEDLLREQQRRPSTFEQWFSTHPTSEERVHNTRALIAASPAPRGRAPVRDTPEYQAFRASVKELR, encoded by the coding sequence ATGTTCGTGGCCGTGCTCCTGGCCGCAGGCGCCTGCGCCGGGAGCATCGGCGTCGAGGAAGAGGAGCGCCTGGGAGACGAGTACGCGGCCGCGATCGCGCAGGAGATCCCGCTGATCCAGGACCCGGGTGCGCTCGCGGCGCTGAACCGGTTCGGGGCGGCCCTGGTCCAGCACGCCGACTCGTCCGCGAGGGAGTACCGGTTCCACCTGGTGGACTCGCCGGACGTGAACGCCTTCGCCATTCCCGGCGGGCACGTCTTCGTCAACCGCGGGCTCGTCGAGCAGGCGGACGAGCTCGCGGAGTTCGCGGGGGTGCTCGCGCACGAGATCGCCCACGTGACCGAGCGGCACGGGCTGGAGCAGGTGGAGAAGCGGCAGCGCGCCGGCCTGCTCGTCAGGCTCGTCTACCTGGTCCTCGACCGCGAGCCGGGGCTGGCCGAGCAGATCGCGATCCAGGGGGGCGGAGCCGCCGTCTTCGCCAGGTACGGGCGCGACGCCGAGCGCGAGGCGGACCAGCGCGCAGTCGGGATCCTGCGGGCCGCCGGGTACGACCCGGAAGGCATGGCCACGTTCTTCGAAGACCTGCTCCGCGAGCAGCAGCGCCGCCCGAGCACCTTCGAGCAGTGGTTCTCCACCCACCCGACCAGCGAGGAGCGGGTCCACAACACCCGCGCGCTCATCGCGGCCTCCCCTGCCCCGCGCGGCCGAGCCCCGGTTCGGGACACTCCCGAGTACCAGGCGTTCCGCGCGAGCGTGAAGGAGCTTCGCTGA